In the Hemitrygon akajei chromosome 20, sHemAka1.3, whole genome shotgun sequence genome, one interval contains:
- the LOC140742181 gene encoding catenin beta-1 isoform X2 codes for MTTSADLMELDMAMEPDRKAQVSHWQQQSYLDSGIHSGATTTAPSLSGKGNPEEEEVDTSHVLYEWEQGFSQSFTPEQVTDIDGQYAMTRAQRVRAAMFPETLDEGMQIPSTQFDAAHPTNVQRLAEPSQMLKHAVVNLINYQDDAELATRAIPELTKLLNDEDQVVVNKAAVMVHQLSKKEASRHAIMRSPQMVSAIVRTMQNTNDVETARCTAGTLHNLSHHREGLLAIFKSGGIPALVKMLGSPVDSVLFYAITTLHNLLLHQEGAKMAVRLAGGLQKMVALLNKTNVKFLAITTDCLQILAYGNQESKLIILASGGPQALVNIMRTYTYEKLLWTTSRVLKVLSVCSSNKPAIVEAGGMQALGLHLTDPSQRLVQNCLWTLRNLSDAATKQEGMEGLLGTLVQLLGSDDINVVTCAAGILSNLTCNNYKNKMMVCQVGGIEALVRTVLRAGDREDITEPAICALRHLTSRHQDAEMAQNAVRLHYGLPVVVKLLHPPSHWPLIKATVGLIRNLALCPANHAPLREQGAIPRLVQLLVRAHQDTQRRTSMGGTQQQFVEGVRMEEIVEGCTGALHILARDVHNRIVIRGLNTIPLFVQLLYSPIENIQRVAAGVLCELAQDKEAAEAIEAEGATAPLTELLHSRNEGVATYAAAVLFRMSEDKPQDYKKRLSVELTSSLFRTEPMAWNETGDLGIDMGSQGEPLGYRPDGGYGQDTMGIDPMMEHDMSGHHPGAEYPVDGLPDLGHAQDLMDGLPPGDSNQLAWFDTDL; via the exons ATGACTACATCAG CTGATTTGATGGAACTGGATATGGCCATGGAACCAGATCGTAAAGCCCAGGTCAGTCACTGGCAGCAGCAGTCATATTTGGATTCAGGCATTCATTCTGGGGCCACGACTACTGCTCCTTCACTAAGCGGCAAGGGCAATCCggaagaggaggaagtggataccAGTCATGTGCTCTATGAATGGGAACAGGGTTTCTCCCAGTCCTTCACACCAGAACAAGTAACTG ATATTGATGGACAGTATGCTATGACAAGAGCCCAGCGGGTTCGTGCTGCCATGTTCCCTGAAACACTAGATGAAGGCATGCAAATCCCATCCACACAGTTCGATGCAGCGCACCCAACCAATGTGCAGCGCTTAGCTGAACCTTCACAGATGCTGAAACATGCTGTTGTTAACCTAATTAACTATCAGGATGATGCAGAACTGGCTACACGAGCTATACCTGAACTGACAAAACTGCTCAATGATGAGGACCAG GTTGTGGTAAATAAAGCTGCTGTGATGGTCCATCAGCTGTCAAAGAAAGAAGCCTCTCGCCATGCCATTATGCGCTCCCCTCAGATGGTATCTGCTATTGTCCGTACCATGCAGAACACTAATGATGTGGAAACTGCACGCTGCACAGCTGGAACATTACATAATCTGTCACATCATCGTGAAGGCTTACTGGCCATCTTCAAATCTGGAGGCATACCTGCTCTGGTGAAAATGCTGGG ATCTCCAGTGGATTCTGTTCTGTTCTATGCTATAACGACCCTTCACAATCTTCTGCTGCACCAGGAAGGAGCCAAGATGGCAGTGCGTTTGGCTGGTGGTCTGCAGAAAATGGTTGCCTTGCTAAATAAGACCAATGTCAAATTTCTGGCCATCACGACAGATTGCCTTCAGATTTTGGCATACGGCAACCAAGAAAGCAAA TTGATCATTCTAGCAAGTGGAGGGCCCCAGGCACTTGTGAACATCATGAGAACCTACACCTATGAGAAATTGTTGTGGACCACCAGCCGTGTACTCAAGGTGCTGTCTGTTTGCTCCAGTAATAAACCAGCAATAGTGGAAGCTG GTGGTATGCAGGCCCTCGGATTGCACCTTACAGACCCAAGTCAGCGACTTGTTCAGAACTGCCTCTGGACCTTGAGGAACCTGTCAGATGCTGCTACTAAGCAG gAAGGAATGGAAGGTCTTCTTGGGACACTTGTTCAGCTCCTGGGATCAGATGATATCAATGTTGTGACGTGTGCAGCAGGTATTCTGTCCAACCTGACATGTAACAACTATAAGAACAAGATGATGGTTTGTCAAGTTGGAGGTATTGAGGCTTTGGTCCGCACTGTCCTTCGAGCTGGTGACCGAGAAGATATCACTGAACCTGCCATTTGTGCCCTTCGTCATTTAACAAGTAGGCACCAAGATGCAGAGATGGCCCAGAATGCTGTCCGACTCCATTATGGGCTTCCTGTGGTAGTTAAACTCCTACATCCTCCATCTCACTGGCCTCTGATTAAG GCTACTGTTGGTCTGATCCGCAACTTGGCATTGTGTCCAGCTAACCATGCTCCACTTCGTGAGCAAGGTGCTATTCCAAGGTTGGTTCAACTGTTAGTGAGAGCACACCAGGATACTCAGCGCCGTACATCGATGGGAGGTACACAGCAGCAGTTTGTG GAGGGAGTGCGAatggaagagattgtggaaggtTGTACTGGAGCCCTTCATATTCTTGCCCGTGATGTTCACAACAGGATTGTTATTAGAGGACTTAATACCATTCCACTCTTTGTCCAG CTGCTGTACTCTCCAATCGAAAATATCCAGAGGGTGGCGGCTGGTGTACTGTGCGAACTAGCTCAGGATAAAGAAGCAGCTGAAGCCATTGAGGCTGAAGGAGCAACAGCTCCACTGACAGAGCTACTGCACTCAAGAAATGAGGGTGTTG CTACCTATGCTGCAGCTGTGCTGTTCCGTATGTCTGAAGACAAACCACAAGATTATAAGAAGCGTCTGTCAGTTGAGCTTACGAGCTCTCTGTTTAGAACTGAGCCCATGGCTTGGAATGAG ACTGGAGATCTTGGAATTGACATGGGAAGCCAGGGGGAGCCTCTTGGATACCGTCCAGATG GCGGCTATGGACAGGATACCATGGGCATTGATCCGATGATGGAACATGACATGAGTGGTCACCATCCTGGTGCTGAGTACCCAGTCGATGGGCTCCCAGACCTTGGACATGCCCAGGACTTGATGGATGGGCTTCCTCCCGGTGACAGTAATCAGCTGGCCTGGTTTGATACAGACTTGTAA
- the LOC140742181 gene encoding catenin beta-1 isoform X1, with translation MTTSADLMELDMAMEPDRKAQVSHWQQQSYLDSGIHSGATTTAPSLSGKGNPEEEEVDTSHVLYEWEQGFSQSFTPEQVTDIDGQYAMTRAQRVRAAMFPETLDEGMQIPSTQFDAAHPTNVQRLAEPSQMLKHAVVNLINYQDDAELATRAIPELTKLLNDEDQVVVNKAAVMVHQLSKKEASRHAIMRSPQMVSAIVRTMQNTNDVETARCTAGTLHNLSHHREGLLAIFKSGGIPALVKMLGSPVDSVLFYAITTLHNLLLHQEGAKMAVRLAGGLQKMVALLNKTNVKFLAITTDCLQILAYGNQESKLIILASGGPQALVNIMRTYTYEKLLWTTSRVLKVLSVCSSNKPAIVEAGGMQALGLHLTDPSQRLVQNCLWTLRNLSDAATKQEGMEGLLGTLVQLLGSDDINVVTCAAGILSNLTCNNYKNKMMVCQVGGIEALVRTVLRAGDREDITEPAICALRHLTSRHQDAEMAQNAVRLHYGLPVVVKLLHPPSHWPLIKATVGLIRNLALCPANHAPLREQGAIPRLVQLLVRAHQDTQRRTSMGGTQQQFVEGVRMEEIVEGCTGALHILARDVHNRIVIRGLNTIPLFVQLLYSPIENIQRVAAGVLCELAQDKEAAEAIEAEGATAPLTELLHSRNEGVATYAAAVLFRMSEDKPQDYKKRLSVELTSSLFRTEPMAWNETGDLGIDMGSQGEPLGYRPDDPSFRSYHPGGYGQDTMGIDPMMEHDMSGHHPGAEYPVDGLPDLGHAQDLMDGLPPGDSNQLAWFDTDL, from the exons ATGACTACATCAG CTGATTTGATGGAACTGGATATGGCCATGGAACCAGATCGTAAAGCCCAGGTCAGTCACTGGCAGCAGCAGTCATATTTGGATTCAGGCATTCATTCTGGGGCCACGACTACTGCTCCTTCACTAAGCGGCAAGGGCAATCCggaagaggaggaagtggataccAGTCATGTGCTCTATGAATGGGAACAGGGTTTCTCCCAGTCCTTCACACCAGAACAAGTAACTG ATATTGATGGACAGTATGCTATGACAAGAGCCCAGCGGGTTCGTGCTGCCATGTTCCCTGAAACACTAGATGAAGGCATGCAAATCCCATCCACACAGTTCGATGCAGCGCACCCAACCAATGTGCAGCGCTTAGCTGAACCTTCACAGATGCTGAAACATGCTGTTGTTAACCTAATTAACTATCAGGATGATGCAGAACTGGCTACACGAGCTATACCTGAACTGACAAAACTGCTCAATGATGAGGACCAG GTTGTGGTAAATAAAGCTGCTGTGATGGTCCATCAGCTGTCAAAGAAAGAAGCCTCTCGCCATGCCATTATGCGCTCCCCTCAGATGGTATCTGCTATTGTCCGTACCATGCAGAACACTAATGATGTGGAAACTGCACGCTGCACAGCTGGAACATTACATAATCTGTCACATCATCGTGAAGGCTTACTGGCCATCTTCAAATCTGGAGGCATACCTGCTCTGGTGAAAATGCTGGG ATCTCCAGTGGATTCTGTTCTGTTCTATGCTATAACGACCCTTCACAATCTTCTGCTGCACCAGGAAGGAGCCAAGATGGCAGTGCGTTTGGCTGGTGGTCTGCAGAAAATGGTTGCCTTGCTAAATAAGACCAATGTCAAATTTCTGGCCATCACGACAGATTGCCTTCAGATTTTGGCATACGGCAACCAAGAAAGCAAA TTGATCATTCTAGCAAGTGGAGGGCCCCAGGCACTTGTGAACATCATGAGAACCTACACCTATGAGAAATTGTTGTGGACCACCAGCCGTGTACTCAAGGTGCTGTCTGTTTGCTCCAGTAATAAACCAGCAATAGTGGAAGCTG GTGGTATGCAGGCCCTCGGATTGCACCTTACAGACCCAAGTCAGCGACTTGTTCAGAACTGCCTCTGGACCTTGAGGAACCTGTCAGATGCTGCTACTAAGCAG gAAGGAATGGAAGGTCTTCTTGGGACACTTGTTCAGCTCCTGGGATCAGATGATATCAATGTTGTGACGTGTGCAGCAGGTATTCTGTCCAACCTGACATGTAACAACTATAAGAACAAGATGATGGTTTGTCAAGTTGGAGGTATTGAGGCTTTGGTCCGCACTGTCCTTCGAGCTGGTGACCGAGAAGATATCACTGAACCTGCCATTTGTGCCCTTCGTCATTTAACAAGTAGGCACCAAGATGCAGAGATGGCCCAGAATGCTGTCCGACTCCATTATGGGCTTCCTGTGGTAGTTAAACTCCTACATCCTCCATCTCACTGGCCTCTGATTAAG GCTACTGTTGGTCTGATCCGCAACTTGGCATTGTGTCCAGCTAACCATGCTCCACTTCGTGAGCAAGGTGCTATTCCAAGGTTGGTTCAACTGTTAGTGAGAGCACACCAGGATACTCAGCGCCGTACATCGATGGGAGGTACACAGCAGCAGTTTGTG GAGGGAGTGCGAatggaagagattgtggaaggtTGTACTGGAGCCCTTCATATTCTTGCCCGTGATGTTCACAACAGGATTGTTATTAGAGGACTTAATACCATTCCACTCTTTGTCCAG CTGCTGTACTCTCCAATCGAAAATATCCAGAGGGTGGCGGCTGGTGTACTGTGCGAACTAGCTCAGGATAAAGAAGCAGCTGAAGCCATTGAGGCTGAAGGAGCAACAGCTCCACTGACAGAGCTACTGCACTCAAGAAATGAGGGTGTTG CTACCTATGCTGCAGCTGTGCTGTTCCGTATGTCTGAAGACAAACCACAAGATTATAAGAAGCGTCTGTCAGTTGAGCTTACGAGCTCTCTGTTTAGAACTGAGCCCATGGCTTGGAATGAG ACTGGAGATCTTGGAATTGACATGGGAAGCCAGGGGGAGCCTCTTGGATACCGTCCAGATG ATCCTAGTTTTCGTTCTTACCACCCAGGCGGCTATGGACAGGATACCATGGGCATTGATCCGATGATGGAACATGACATGAGTGGTCACCATCCTGGTGCTGAGTACCCAGTCGATGGGCTCCCAGACCTTGGACATGCCCAGGACTTGATGGATGGGCTTCCTCCCGGTGACAGTAATCAGCTGGCCTGGTTTGATACAGACTTGTAA